The proteins below are encoded in one region of Rhododendron vialii isolate Sample 1 chromosome 7a, ASM3025357v1:
- the LOC131334812 gene encoding probable carboxylesterase 15 → MVHQALSEQIQFPHKKIVDEVSGWLRVFDDGSVDRTWTGPPEVKFMSDPVPSHEDFVDGVATRDVIADVESGLRVRIYLPEMGTLGDEQKLPVLLHFHGGGFCISQADWYMYYHVYTRLAREAKVICVSVFLRRAPENRLPAACDDSFSALLWLKSLALGVGLHEPWLKTHADFSRVFLIGDSSGGNLVHNVAARAGKVDLSPVRLAGAIPIHPGFVRSTRSKSELEQPQTPFLTLDMLDKFLSLALPVGATKDHPITCPMGDAAPPIAALNLPPILLCVAEMDLIKDTEMEYYEALKKGNKDVELMINKGMIHSFYLNKIAVDMDPLTGVETGKLISGIADFVKRH, encoded by the exons atggtgcaccAGGCATTGTCCGAACAAATCCAATTCCCTCACAAAAAGATTGTCGACGAGGTGTCCGGGTGGCTCAGAGTGTTCGATGATGGCTCGGTCGATCGGACCTGGACCGGGCCTCCTGAGGTCAAGTTCATGTCCGACCCGGTCCCGTCCCACGAAGACTTCGTGGATGGTGTCGCCACCCGTGACGTGATCGCCGACGTAGAGTCGGGCCTTCGAGTCCGAATTTATTTGCCTGAGATGGGAACTCTTGGTGATGAGCAAAAGTTGCCAGTCTTGCTTCATTTCCATGGTGGCGGCTTCTGCATCAGCCAAGCCGATTGGTACATGTACTATCATGTCTACACCCGGCTCGCGCGCGAAGCCAAGGTCATTTGTGTCTCTGTATTCCTTCGTCGCGCCCCCGAAAATCGCCTCCCGGCTGCTTGCGATGACAGCTTCTCCGCCCTTCTCTGGTTGAAATCCTTGGCTCTGGGCGTCGGCTTGCATGAACCGTGGCTCAAAACACACGCCGACTTCAGCCGCGTATTCCTAATTGGAGATAGCTCCGGCGGCAATCTGGTCCATAACGTGGCCGCACGCGCCGGAAAAGTGGACTTGAGTCCG GTGAGGCTGGCCGGAGCAATCCCGATCCACCCGGGTTTCGTCCGATCCACCCGGAGCAAATCGGAGCTGGAGCAACCCCAGACGCCTTTTCTCACCTTAGACATGTTGGACAAGTTCCTGAGCCTGGCATTACCGGTGGGAGCCACCAAGGACCACCCGATAACGTGCCCGATGGGGGACGCAGCGCCGCCCATCGCCGCCCTGAACCTGCCGCCGATCCTGCTGTGCGTGGCGGAGATGGACCTGATAAAGGACACGGAGATGGAGTACTACGAGGCGCTGAAGAAAGGGAACAAGGACGTCGAGCTGATGATTAATAAAGGAATGATTCACAGCTTTTACCTGAACAAGATCGCCGTTGATATGGACCCGCTGACCGGAGTTGAAACGGGGAAGCTTATTTCTGGGATtgctgattttgtcaaaagaCACTAA